A window of the Paenibacillus woosongensis genome harbors these coding sequences:
- a CDS encoding chitobiase/beta-hexosaminidase C-terminal domain-containing protein, translating to MKLCIALLLIQSFLITVPYDNVSAQGSFHPALSDRWGGVQQIAGGRYHSLALTADGEVLAWGSNGYGKTTVPLEAQSNIVSVSAGQDHSLALTSGGEVIAWGGGRFGEANVPAEAKSDIIAIASGPAAFHSLALTSSGKVIAWGSNSYGQSDVPEEAESGVIAIAAGYWHSLALTAAGEVIAWGDGREGKLDVPDEVQGQVVAISAGFKHSLALTASGKVVAWGSDDYGQSSVPEEAESGVIAIAAGEKHSLALKSDGSVIAWGISDGSWEDNGQTVVPETAKSGVIAIAAGYRHSLALKADGTIIAWGDNGQGQTDVPEHVHERVKAKQLAAGRNHSLALTSDGQVLGWGSDLYNRLAIPADLQDVRAIEVGEEFSLALKADGTIVIWGDGSHYAAIPPEVQGQTVAISVGSYHALALQADGTVVAWGRIEGGENDKRLDVPDDLDQVIAVSAGLFHSLALKADGTVVIWGANQWNQLDMPGGLHDVKAISAGHYHSLALKTDGTVVAWGDNTFKQLEVPENLQDVVAISAGRHHSVALKSDGTVVAWGNNTFNQLEVPSNLREVVAISAGTPLTLALQADGAIVGWGDNVSDQLIIPTSDLETIELRDQSGRELGLLFDPSKQEYTVPIDNSITSVNVLATLENPEYADVYVNGKRQSDQVEGVNIPVTDEQTVVTVEVVPYLQESKTYTITLSQEAEPEQVSKPVASPAGGAVPAGTTVTLSTYTNDAMIYYTTDGSTPTSSSIEYTAPIEVTGGMTLKAIAVKDGMLDSEVLEEHYTILPPDQVAKPIASPAGGAVPAGTTVTLSTYTNDATIYYTMDGSKPTSSSAEYTAPIEVTEEMTLKAIAVKEGMLDSEVMEEQYTILQPGQVASPIASPSGGAVPSGTKVTLSTTTEGATIYYTTDGSEPTSSSAEYTTPIEVTEEMTIKAIAVKEGMLDSEVMGEHYTILLPDQVAKPVADPSGGAVPSGTKVRLSTTTEGATIYYTTDGSKPTSNSAEYTAPIEVIGGMTLKAIAVKAGMLDSEVLEEHYTILLPDQVAKPVADPSGGAVPSGTKVTLSTTTEGATIYYTTDGSTPTSNSAEYTTPIEVTAKMTIKAIAVKSGMLDSEEMEEQYTILSPDQVAKPVADPSGGTVPSGTRVTLSSSTEGATIYYTTDGSTPTSSSMEYTTPIEVTSEMTLKAIAVKAGMLDSEEMEEQYTIATIPAPANLTASAADRSVTLKWDAVTGTGSVTYAVYQAEGPSASVDPANWKLIQSNVTANSYIVTGLTNGTTYAFAVKAISEEGASDISNVATATPRAPGGNSDSGGGWGGYVLSSNADLADLQVWANEKSLKLSPSFTSGTTEYTARTEGERIEIVVKEAHSAAKVIWKGKVITDSIQVDLEEGDNTIELTVQAENGTKKTYTLTIYREMPKPNEPVIAFTDIAGHWAEDYIMRAVEKGFVSGYPDGTFEPNNPVTRAEFTVMLAGALKLEGNGSELTFTDHDRIGGWAKQAVAQAVQAGIVDGYNDGSFRPNAQITRVEMAAMIARALQLQLNANASTGFADDEAIPQWAKGAVEAIRKLGIVDGRGGNRFVPNETATRAEATVMLLRLLDR from the coding sequence GTGAAGCTGTGCATCGCTTTGCTGCTCATCCAGTCGTTTCTGATCACGGTACCCTATGACAACGTGTCTGCTCAAGGGAGTTTTCATCCAGCCTTGAGTGATCGTTGGGGCGGGGTCCAGCAGATTGCAGGAGGGCGTTACCATTCCCTCGCTTTAACAGCGGACGGGGAAGTGCTGGCTTGGGGATCGAATGGGTATGGCAAAACAACGGTGCCGCTTGAGGCACAGTCCAATATTGTTTCGGTGAGCGCAGGACAGGATCACTCCCTGGCTCTCACATCCGGCGGCGAGGTCATCGCCTGGGGTGGGGGAAGATTCGGCGAAGCCAATGTACCGGCAGAAGCGAAAAGCGATATTATAGCGATTGCATCGGGTCCTGCTGCCTTCCATTCGTTAGCCCTCACTTCCTCAGGGAAAGTCATTGCCTGGGGTTCCAATTCTTACGGTCAATCGGATGTGCCGGAAGAAGCGGAAAGCGGCGTTATCGCCATTGCGGCAGGGTATTGGCATTCTTTAGCGTTAACGGCTGCCGGAGAAGTGATTGCATGGGGAGATGGGCGCGAAGGAAAACTCGATGTGCCTGACGAGGTGCAGGGCCAGGTAGTAGCCATTAGTGCAGGATTTAAACATTCTTTGGCGTTAACGGCTTCGGGCAAGGTGGTTGCTTGGGGGAGCGACGATTACGGACAATCTTCTGTGCCGGAAGAAGCGGAAAGCGGCGTTATCGCCATTGCGGCAGGGGAAAAACATTCTCTGGCCTTGAAATCTGACGGCTCTGTCATTGCCTGGGGCATTTCAGACGGTTCGTGGGAAGACAACGGACAAACGGTTGTACCCGAAACTGCGAAAAGTGGTGTGATCGCGATTGCAGCGGGATACCGACATTCGCTTGCCTTGAAAGCGGATGGGACGATCATTGCCTGGGGGGATAATGGTCAAGGTCAGACTGACGTGCCGGAACATGTCCATGAACGTGTGAAAGCCAAACAATTGGCTGCCGGGAGAAACCATTCGCTTGCGTTAACCTCCGATGGCCAAGTACTCGGCTGGGGAAGCGATCTGTACAATCGCCTTGCGATTCCTGCCGATTTGCAAGATGTGCGCGCCATTGAGGTGGGGGAGGAGTTTTCTCTGGCATTAAAAGCCGATGGCACGATTGTGATCTGGGGAGACGGTTCTCATTATGCGGCGATTCCACCTGAAGTGCAAGGACAGACAGTGGCAATCAGCGTAGGCAGCTATCACGCTTTGGCGTTGCAAGCCGATGGCACAGTCGTTGCCTGGGGTAGAATTGAAGGGGGGGAGAATGATAAGCGGCTCGATGTGCCTGATGATTTGGATCAGGTGATTGCCGTTAGTGCAGGATTGTTTCACTCCCTTGCTCTGAAGGCTGACGGTACAGTAGTGATTTGGGGAGCGAATCAATGGAACCAGCTGGATATGCCAGGTGGTCTGCATGATGTAAAAGCGATTAGCGCAGGACATTACCATTCCTTGGCGCTTAAAACGGATGGTACGGTGGTCGCTTGGGGAGATAATACGTTTAAACAGTTAGAAGTGCCCGAAAACCTGCAGGATGTTGTGGCCATCAGTGCAGGTCGCCATCATTCCGTTGCTTTAAAGTCGGACGGCACGGTGGTTGCCTGGGGAAATAACACATTTAACCAACTCGAAGTTCCTTCTAATTTGCGTGAAGTTGTAGCGATTTCGGCAGGTACACCTCTCACGTTAGCCTTGCAAGCTGACGGAGCGATTGTCGGCTGGGGCGATAATGTCTCGGATCAACTCATCATTCCAACAAGCGATCTCGAAACGATTGAGCTAAGAGATCAGAGCGGTCGGGAATTGGGACTCTTGTTTGATCCATCGAAGCAGGAATACACCGTTCCGATTGACAATAGCATCACTTCAGTGAATGTGCTGGCTACACTGGAAAACCCGGAGTATGCCGATGTGTATGTGAATGGTAAGCGACAATCCGATCAGGTCGAAGGAGTCAATATACCAGTAACCGATGAGCAAACGGTCGTTACCGTGGAAGTCGTCCCTTATTTGCAAGAAAGTAAAACGTATACGATCACGCTCTCACAAGAAGCGGAGCCAGAGCAAGTATCGAAGCCAGTCGCCAGTCCTGCGGGCGGTGCGGTTCCGGCTGGGACAACGGTGACGTTGAGCACGTATACGAACGATGCAATGATCTACTACACAACTGACGGCAGCACGCCTACTAGCAGCAGCATCGAATATACCGCGCCCATCGAAGTGACTGGGGGAATGACGCTCAAGGCAATTGCCGTAAAGGACGGCATGCTAGACAGCGAAGTGCTGGAGGAGCATTACACGATCTTACCTCCTGATCAAGTCGCCAAGCCGATCGCAAGTCCTGCGGGAGGTGCAGTCCCGGCTGGTACAACGGTGACGTTGAGCACGTATACGAACGATGCAACAATCTACTACACGATGGACGGCAGCAAACCGACAAGCAGCAGCGCCGAATATACCGCACCCATCGAAGTGACGGAGGAAATGACGCTCAAAGCGATTGCGGTGAAGGAAGGCATGCTGGACAGCGAGGTAATGGAGGAACAGTATACAATCCTGCAACCGGGGCAGGTAGCTTCGCCGATCGCAAGTCCGTCCGGCGGAGCGGTTCCATCTGGCACGAAGGTAACATTGAGCACGACAACTGAAGGAGCAACAATCTACTACACAACGGACGGCAGCGAACCGACAAGCAGCAGTGCCGAATATACCACGCCCATCGAAGTGACGGAGGAAATGACGATCAAAGCGATTGCGGTGAAGGAAGGTATGCTCGACAGCGAAGTGATGGGGGAGCATTACACGATCCTATTACCTGATCAAGTAGCGAAACCTGTTGCAGATCCATCAGGTGGTGCGGTTCCATCTGGCACCAAGGTGAGGTTGAGCACGACAACTGAAGGAGCAACAATCTACTACACGACGGACGGCAGCAAACCGACAAGCAACAGTGCCGAATATACCGCACCCATCGAAGTGATTGGGGGAATGACGCTCAAGGCGATTGCGGTGAAGGCAGGTATGCTAGACAGCGAAGTGCTGGAGGAGCATTACACGATCCTATTACCTGATCAAGTAGCGAAACCTGTTGCAGATCCATCAGGTGGTGCGGTTCCATCTGGCACCAAGGTGACGTTGAGCACGACAACTGAAGGAGCAACAATCTACTACACGACGGACGGCAGTACGCCAACGAGCAACAGTGCCGAATATACCACGCCCATCGAAGTGACCGCAAAGATGACGATCAAGGCAATTGCAGTGAAGTCTGGCATGCTCGACAGCGAAGAGATGGAAGAACAATATACGATTCTATCACCTGATCAAGTAGCGAAACCTGTTGCAGATCCATCAGGCGGTACGGTTCCGTCTGGTACAAGGGTGACATTGAGTTCGTCGACCGAAGGAGCGACGATTTATTACACGACGGATGGCAGCACGCCGACAAGCAGCAGTATGGAATATACCACACCCATTGAAGTGACCTCGGAGATGACGCTCAAGGCAATTGCAGTAAAGGCTGGCATGCTTGACAGCGAAGAGATGGAGGAACAGTATACGATTGCAACGATACCTGCACCAGCGAATTTAACAGCTTCTGCGGCTGATCGTTCCGTTACATTAAAGTGGGATGCTGTCACGGGAACAGGCAGCGTGACTTACGCAGTTTACCAAGCGGAAGGCCCATCGGCTTCTGTCGATCCGGCGAACTGGAAGCTCATTCAATCGAATGTTACAGCGAACTCCTATATCGTCACAGGATTGACGAACGGAACAACGTATGCATTTGCAGTGAAGGCTATCTCTGAGGAAGGAGCCAGTGATATCTCCAACGTAGCGACAGCGACCCCAAGAGCACCAGGGGGGAACAGTGATTCAGGAGGCGGTTGGGGTGGATATGTATTATCTAGTAATGCTGACTTGGCAGATTTGCAAGTATGGGCAAACGAGAAATCGTTGAAACTAAGCCCTTCATTTACTTCTGGAACAACAGAATATACGGCCCGTACAGAAGGCGAACGAATTGAGATTGTGGTCAAAGAAGCTCACTCCGCGGCGAAAGTGATATGGAAGGGCAAGGTAATTACGGACAGTATTCAAGTCGATTTGGAGGAAGGCGACAATACGATTGAGCTAACGGTACAAGCGGAGAATGGCACGAAGAAAACCTATACGCTGACCATTTATCGTGAAATGCCAAAGCCAAATGAACCGGTTATTGCATTTACCGACATCGCTGGACACTGGGCGGAGGACTATATCATGCGTGCTGTAGAGAAAGGCTTTGTCAGCGGTTATCCGGACGGCACTTTTGAGCCAAACAATCCGGTTACTCGCGCCGAGTTTACTGTGATGCTGGCAGGTGCATTGAAACTGGAAGGCAACGGTTCTGAGCTAACTTTCACGGATCATGACCGGATCGGCGGATGGGCGAAGCAAGCCGTTGCGCAGGCCGTACAAGCGGGCATCGTGGATGGGTACAACGATGGCAGCTTCCGTCCAAACGCACAGATCACCCGCGTAGAAATGGCTGCGATGATCGCTCGGGCGTTACAACTACAGCTTAACGCTAACGCGTCAACCGGCTTTGCCGATGATGAAGCGATTCCGCAGTGGGCGAAAGGGGCGGTCGAAGCCATCCGCAAACTTGGCATTGTCGATGGCCGCGGCGGAAACCGTTTTGTGCCGAACGAAACGGCTACCCGTGCAGAAGCGACGGTGATGCTGCTAAGATTGTTGGATAGATGA
- a CDS encoding PQQ-binding-like beta-propeller repeat protein, translating into MKMNKKFNLLFAIFCYMAIILVDGSVEASAAESFIQGSGYEQGNYDLEAIQPTAFNWTRQSRFSGSEAFDMKWSFKTEGRVRSSPAIAADGTIYVGSDDGHLYALTASGEQKWKFAINGSDFGNPGIYSSPSIGADGTIYVGGDDSYLYAIHPDGTLKWDLKIGSLVFVSPSPAIGADGTIYVATEDGTFHAISDDGDTGREKWSYKISAFWPMIKSSPVIAADGKIYVGDFEGILYAFEPEQDADDVKPKWIFETKTGSAIRATPAIGDDGTIYLGSEDGNLYVLDSSGQLQWRFDAKDPISSTPVIGSDGTIYIKTHSKLYAFAPQQAADDVSPRWSAEFGYVTYATPIVDANGMLYVGTHDSNLYAIDSAGNMRWSFQTGGSITSSAAIGADGTIYVGSYDGHLYAIGQVDINAPTNVTAKAGERSVQLEWEVVSDASSYAIYMATGSEPPDTQDLSNWKPLNDEPLMDTSWLVDELKAGTKYWFAVQAVTEGNSRSQLSAPVSATPYAVVKAVNDLNTLEISKHITSDQLAQYLPIEVSIQLHNETLEPDVGVNWEIVNSDYNPDQSGTYWISGSLQLPEYYLNPDKLKAKLQVRVLPGSNAKLSEIRINGKILENFNPDLFTYYLTVPYSMDRVTVTASTYDSSASYEVIGGQEAVLEIGDNSIYIQVISENEKEERTYSLYIERQLLTITEIHRPDTIYVPYNTKLQDVSVPDSVYVTLDDLRTIEVQVSWNEVHPEYNGKVAGRYEFIGTLQLPEWVNNPLNIKAKVSVIVLDERKRSSSSSPSSRTDRVSSDAKLSSLEIWANGRMLTLQPSFAPDVHDYTVFTDAEEMVFIAQAAHDAAEVYVDGVLLSRSVPISKKLTSGNNEFTFVVRAEDGTEKRYTLTVIRETATHESSMPFSDIAGHWAEDYIMRAVEKGFVSGYPDGTFEPNNPVTRAEFTVMLAGALKLEGNGSELTFTDHDRIGGWAKQAVAQAVQAGIVDGYNDGSFRPNAQITRVEMAAMIARALQLQLNANASTGFADDEAIPQWAKGAVEAIRKLGIVDGRGGNRFVPNETATRAEATVMLLRLLDR; encoded by the coding sequence ATGAAGATGAATAAAAAATTCAATCTGTTATTCGCTATTTTTTGTTATATGGCCATTATACTTGTCGATGGCAGCGTTGAAGCATCTGCTGCTGAGTCGTTTATACAAGGCTCTGGATATGAGCAAGGGAATTATGACCTGGAAGCGATTCAACCGACGGCGTTTAACTGGACGAGACAGTCGAGGTTTTCCGGCAGCGAAGCGTTTGATATGAAATGGTCATTTAAAACTGAAGGACGTGTACGTTCATCACCGGCGATAGCTGCAGACGGTACAATTTATGTCGGCTCAGACGACGGGCATTTGTATGCGTTGACGGCGAGTGGCGAGCAGAAATGGAAATTTGCGATCAATGGTAGTGATTTTGGCAACCCCGGCATTTATTCGTCGCCATCCATCGGAGCTGATGGGACGATCTACGTCGGGGGGGATGACAGTTATTTATATGCGATTCATCCAGACGGTACTTTGAAATGGGATTTGAAAATAGGGTCACTGGTTTTCGTGTCCCCTTCACCAGCCATCGGAGCGGACGGGACGATTTATGTCGCTACCGAGGACGGTACTTTTCATGCAATTTCCGACGATGGAGACACGGGAAGGGAAAAGTGGTCATACAAAATATCAGCATTTTGGCCGATGATTAAGTCGTCCCCGGTAATTGCAGCTGATGGTAAGATCTATGTGGGTGATTTCGAAGGTATTCTCTATGCATTTGAACCGGAGCAAGATGCGGATGATGTCAAGCCGAAATGGATCTTTGAAACTAAAACGGGTAGTGCGATCAGAGCGACACCGGCAATCGGGGATGATGGGACGATCTACTTGGGTTCAGAGGATGGTAATTTATATGTACTGGATTCGTCGGGTCAATTACAATGGAGGTTTGATGCAAAAGATCCGATCTCCAGCACTCCGGTTATCGGTTCTGACGGTACGATCTATATAAAGACTCATTCGAAACTCTATGCATTTGCGCCGCAACAAGCGGCGGATGACGTTAGCCCCAGATGGTCGGCGGAATTTGGATACGTTACTTATGCTACGCCGATTGTCGATGCCAATGGCATGCTTTATGTCGGAACTCACGACAGCAATTTGTACGCGATAGATTCAGCGGGCAATATGCGGTGGTCATTTCAGACAGGCGGTTCGATTACTTCATCAGCGGCCATCGGTGCCGATGGTACGATTTATGTGGGTTCTTACGATGGACATTTATATGCGATCGGGCAGGTTGATATAAATGCTCCGACTAACGTAACGGCAAAGGCTGGAGAAAGGTCTGTGCAGCTTGAATGGGAGGTGGTTTCTGATGCCTCCTCTTACGCAATCTATATGGCTACAGGATCAGAGCCGCCGGATACGCAGGATTTATCGAACTGGAAACCATTAAATGACGAGCCGCTTATGGACACATCATGGCTGGTTGATGAGTTAAAGGCAGGAACAAAATATTGGTTTGCTGTGCAAGCCGTTACTGAAGGGAATAGTAGAAGCCAGTTGTCAGCTCCGGTTAGCGCAACGCCGTATGCTGTGGTAAAAGCGGTGAATGATCTCAATACGCTTGAAATAAGCAAGCATATCACGAGCGATCAATTAGCGCAATATTTGCCAATCGAGGTTTCTATACAACTGCACAACGAGACGTTAGAGCCGGATGTGGGAGTCAATTGGGAAATAGTGAATTCTGATTACAATCCGGATCAATCTGGGACATATTGGATATCTGGAAGCTTGCAATTGCCCGAATATTATCTGAACCCGGATAAATTGAAGGCAAAGCTACAGGTTCGTGTTTTACCGGGGTCGAATGCCAAGTTGTCTGAGATTCGAATCAATGGTAAAATTTTAGAAAATTTCAATCCAGATCTGTTTACTTATTATTTGACGGTACCTTATTCAATGGATCGCGTGACAGTAACAGCTTCAACTTACGACTCATCGGCATCGTATGAGGTGATTGGTGGGCAAGAAGCGGTGCTCGAGATCGGTGACAATTCGATTTATATCCAAGTTATATCAGAAAATGAAAAGGAGGAGCGCACTTATTCTTTATACATTGAGCGCCAACTGCTAACGATTACGGAAATTCATAGGCCAGATACGATATATGTGCCTTATAACACGAAGTTGCAGGATGTTTCCGTACCCGATTCGGTGTATGTTACGTTGGACGATCTTCGCACGATTGAGGTGCAAGTGAGCTGGAATGAAGTTCACCCTGAATACAATGGCAAGGTGGCTGGTCGTTATGAATTTATAGGCACCTTGCAATTGCCTGAGTGGGTGAACAATCCGCTGAATATCAAGGCGAAGGTAAGTGTGATCGTGCTGGACGAGCGTAAGCGAAGCTCCTCGTCATCACCGTCTTCCCGTACGGATCGTGTTTCCAGCGATGCCAAGCTTTCATCACTGGAAATATGGGCAAACGGTCGGATGTTAACTTTACAACCTTCGTTTGCTCCTGATGTGCATGATTACACCGTATTTACAGATGCAGAGGAAATGGTATTTATTGCTCAAGCAGCGCACGATGCGGCCGAAGTGTACGTTGATGGTGTACTTTTGTCACGCTCGGTGCCGATCAGCAAGAAGCTGACAAGTGGCAACAATGAGTTCACGTTTGTCGTTCGTGCGGAAGACGGTACCGAGAAGCGATATACGCTGACCGTGATTCGAGAGACGGCTACTCATGAATCGTCGATGCCATTTTCTGATATTGCCGGACACTGGGCGGAGGACTATATCATGCGTGCTGTAGAGAAAGGCTTTGTCAGCGGTTATCCGGACGGCACTTTTGAGCCAAACAATCCGGTTACTCGCGCCGAGTTTACTGTGATGCTGGCAGGTGCATTGAAACTGGAAGGCAACGGTTCTGAGCTAACTTTCACGGATCATGACCGGATCGGCGGATGGGCGAAGCAAGCCGTTGCGCAGGCCGTACAAGCGGGCATCGTGGATGGGTACAACGATGGCAGCTTCCGTCCAAACGCACAGATCACCCGCGTAGAAATGGCTGCGATGATCGCTCGGGCGTTACAACTACAGCTTAACGCTAACGCGTCAACCGGCTTTGCCGATGATGAAGCGATTCCGCAGTGGGCGAAAGGGGCGGTCGAAGCCATCCGCAAACTTGGCATTGTCGATGGCCGCGGCGGAAACCGGTTTGTGCCGAACGAAACGGCTACCCGTGCAGAAGCGACGGTGATGCTGCTAAGATTGTTGGATAGATGA